Proteins encoded in a region of the Bradyrhizobium sp. CB3481 genome:
- a CDS encoding phosphoenolpyruvate carboxykinase produces MQETGLRNGAFGADKFGLKNLKTVHWNLGAPQLYQYSLAAGEAVLSADGALCADTGEFTGRSPKDKFTVRDATTDKNMWWAGNQSITSEQFSALYADFLKHAEGMTLFAQDLYGGADPNFQIKTRVFTELAWHSLFIRTLLIRPEASTLKDFVPELTIIDLPSFHADPKRHGVRSENVVAIDFARKIVLIGGSYYAGEMKKSVFTTLNYYLPAKGVLPMHCSANVGPKGDTAIFFGLSGTGKTTLSADPNRTLIGDDEHGWGNDGVFNFEGGCYAKCIKLSKEAEPQIFAASSRFGAVLENCVLDEDTRVVDFDDGSKTENTRSAYPLDFIPNASRTGRAGQPKNVVMLAADAFGVLPPIAKLSPAQAMYHFLSGYTAKVAGTERGLGNEPQPEFSTCFGSPFLPLDPSVYGNMLRELIAKHNVDCWLVNTGWTGGKYGVGSRMPIKVTRALLTAALDGSLRNVEFRTDKYFGFAVPTALPGVPSEILNPVNTWKDKAEFDKTARALVGMFQKNFAKFEAQVDAEVRAAAPDTKLAAE; encoded by the coding sequence GTGCAAGAAACGGGTCTACGGAACGGTGCCTTCGGCGCCGACAAATTCGGCTTAAAGAATCTCAAGACGGTGCATTGGAATCTCGGTGCGCCACAGCTCTATCAATATTCGCTTGCGGCGGGCGAGGCCGTATTGTCGGCCGACGGCGCGCTCTGCGCCGATACCGGTGAGTTCACCGGACGCAGCCCCAAGGACAAGTTCACGGTTCGCGATGCGACCACCGACAAGAACATGTGGTGGGCCGGCAACCAGTCGATCACCTCGGAGCAGTTTTCGGCGCTCTATGCCGACTTCCTCAAACATGCCGAAGGCATGACGCTGTTCGCGCAGGACCTCTATGGCGGCGCCGATCCGAACTTCCAGATCAAGACCCGCGTCTTCACCGAGCTCGCCTGGCACTCGCTGTTCATCCGCACGCTCTTGATCCGCCCCGAAGCTTCGACGCTGAAGGACTTCGTGCCGGAGCTGACCATCATCGACCTGCCGAGTTTCCACGCCGATCCGAAACGTCACGGCGTGCGCTCGGAGAACGTCGTTGCGATCGACTTCGCCCGCAAGATCGTCCTGATCGGCGGGTCTTATTATGCCGGCGAGATGAAGAAGTCGGTCTTCACCACGCTGAACTACTACCTGCCCGCCAAGGGCGTGCTGCCGATGCACTGCTCGGCCAATGTTGGGCCGAAGGGCGACACTGCGATCTTCTTCGGGCTGTCAGGGACCGGCAAGACCACGCTGTCGGCCGATCCGAACCGCACGCTGATCGGCGACGACGAGCACGGCTGGGGCAATGATGGCGTCTTCAATTTCGAAGGCGGCTGCTACGCCAAGTGTATCAAGCTGTCAAAGGAAGCCGAGCCGCAGATCTTCGCTGCCTCGAGCCGCTTCGGCGCGGTGCTCGAGAATTGCGTGCTCGACGAAGACACCCGCGTGGTCGATTTCGACGACGGCTCGAAGACGGAAAACACCCGTTCGGCCTATCCGCTCGATTTTATCCCGAACGCTTCGCGCACCGGCCGCGCCGGCCAGCCGAAGAACGTCGTGATGCTCGCCGCCGACGCCTTCGGTGTGCTGCCGCCGATCGCAAAGCTCTCGCCGGCGCAGGCGATGTATCATTTCCTGTCCGGCTACACCGCCAAGGTCGCCGGCACCGAGCGCGGCCTCGGCAACGAGCCGCAGCCGGAATTCTCCACCTGCTTCGGCTCGCCGTTCCTGCCGCTCGATCCCTCGGTGTACGGCAACATGCTGCGTGAGCTGATCGCCAAGCACAATGTCGACTGCTGGCTGGTCAACACCGGCTGGACCGGCGGCAAGTATGGCGTCGGCAGCCGCATGCCGATCAAGGTGACGCGCGCGCTGCTCACGGCCGCGCTCGACGGCTCGCTCCGCAACGTCGAATTCCGCACCGACAAGTATTTCGGTTTTGCGGTGCCGACCGCGCTGCCGGGCGTGCCGAGCGAGATCCTCAATCCCGTCAACACCTGGAAGGACAAGGCCGAGTTCGACAAGACGGCGCGCGCGCTGGTCGGCATGTTCCAGAAGAACTTTGCCAAGTTCGAAGCCCAGGTCGACGCCGAAGTCCGCGCCGCTGCGCCGGACACCAAGCTCGCGGCGGAGTAG
- a CDS encoding cupin domain-containing protein, whose translation MSKPVKPGATDAAEYVLGLLGAEDARAFAQRLKSDEALRAQVEYWEGMFANVPAGEAEPPPSGLFEKILGRIESEGAELPGTVTRRGGTANWFEISPGIKGRLLHVDRAQNRQHLLIRMAPGASYRPHAHDADEQTLVIEGDLSFGDLDLKAGDFHVATPSSSHPPGRTVNGCLVHVIMSLDQH comes from the coding sequence ATGTCTAAGCCAGTGAAGCCCGGGGCCACTGATGCGGCGGAGTATGTGCTCGGGCTGCTCGGCGCGGAGGACGCCCGTGCCTTCGCCCAGCGCCTGAAATCGGACGAGGCGCTGCGGGCGCAGGTCGAATATTGGGAGGGTATGTTTGCCAACGTACCCGCCGGCGAGGCCGAGCCGCCGCCGTCGGGCCTGTTCGAGAAAATTCTCGGCCGGATCGAGAGCGAAGGCGCCGAGCTGCCGGGTACGGTGACAAGGCGCGGCGGCACTGCGAACTGGTTCGAGATCAGCCCGGGCATCAAAGGCCGTCTCCTGCATGTCGACCGCGCGCAGAACCGGCAGCATCTGTTGATCCGGATGGCGCCGGGCGCGTCCTATCGGCCGCACGCGCATGACGCCGACGAGCAGACGCTGGTGATCGAAGGGGATCTCTCGTTCGGCGATCTCGATCTCAAGGCCGGCGACTTCCACGTCGCGACGCCGTCATCCTCGCACCCGCCGGGCCGGACGGTGAATGGCTGCCTCGTGCACGTCATCATGAGTCTGGATCAGCATTAG
- a CDS encoding sigma-70 family RNA polymerase sigma factor, whose protein sequence is MVNATPQANIGQPDGRALLLQLITEVAQGNKSAFARLYGLTHAKLLGVALRILRDRALAEDVLQESYLKIWRHAASYDPKIASPMTWMATIIRHRAIDAVRKRQLEAFGCDDEISAMASDDPDPVEEMHLARLRPKALAAFARLPEGKRRLIMLAYLRDRSRQELSMRLGIPANTVKTHLRRALLELRATMFASVETRTRSAA, encoded by the coding sequence ATGGTGAACGCGACACCACAGGCGAATATCGGACAGCCGGACGGCCGAGCGCTTCTTCTGCAATTGATCACCGAGGTCGCCCAAGGCAACAAATCCGCTTTTGCAAGGCTATATGGCCTGACCCACGCCAAGCTGCTCGGCGTCGCCTTACGCATCCTGCGGGACCGCGCGCTCGCCGAGGACGTGCTGCAGGAGAGCTACCTGAAGATCTGGCGTCATGCCGCCAGCTACGATCCAAAGATCGCCTCGCCGATGACCTGGATGGCGACCATCATCCGGCATCGCGCCATTGACGCCGTGCGCAAACGGCAGCTCGAGGCGTTCGGCTGCGACGATGAGATCTCTGCGATGGCCTCTGATGATCCCGACCCGGTCGAGGAGATGCATCTGGCGCGGCTGCGTCCGAAGGCGCTGGCGGCATTCGCGCGGCTGCCCGAAGGCAAGCGGCGCCTGATCATGCTGGCCTATCTCAGGGACCGCAGCCGCCAGGAGCTGTCGATGCGGCTCGGCATTCCCGCCAACACGGTGAAAACGCATCTGCGGCGAGCGCTGCTGGAGCTGCGCGCCACGATGTTTGCGTCGGTCGAGACGCGAACGCGCAGCGCGGCATAA
- the rocF gene encoding arginase encodes MSDANAPRIALLGVPIEIGASQLGTLMGPDALRTAGIGRILNQLGFAVEDHGNMAKPDAAAAEGPPPANAKYYDTIKGWIRALSERSYTLARSGAVPIFMGGDHSLSMGSVNGVARYWQEQGRPLFVLWVDAHADYNTPQTTETGNMHGMSAAFLCGEPGLDNLLGGAPRASIGPDQLDLFGIRSIDPEEKKLVFERRVAIADMRAIDEFGVGVLIRKVIERVRARNGVLHVSFDVDFLDPTVAPGVGTTVPGGATYREAHLIMELLHDSGLVRSVDVVELNPFLDERGRTARVAVELIGSLFGLQITDRRTPSNAVLPGNGSG; translated from the coding sequence ATGTCCGACGCCAACGCTCCCCGCATCGCCCTGCTCGGCGTTCCCATCGAGATCGGCGCCTCGCAGCTCGGCACCCTGATGGGGCCGGACGCGCTCCGCACCGCCGGCATCGGCCGCATCCTCAATCAGCTCGGCTTTGCGGTCGAGGACCACGGCAACATGGCCAAGCCTGACGCCGCTGCCGCCGAGGGCCCGCCGCCAGCGAACGCCAAATACTACGACACCATCAAGGGCTGGATCCGCGCGCTCAGCGAACGCTCCTACACGCTGGCGCGCTCCGGCGCGGTGCCGATCTTCATGGGGGGCGATCATTCGCTCTCGATGGGGTCGGTGAACGGCGTGGCGCGCTACTGGCAGGAGCAGGGCCGGCCGCTGTTCGTGCTCTGGGTCGACGCCCATGCCGATTACAACACGCCGCAGACCACGGAGACCGGCAACATGCATGGCATGTCGGCCGCCTTCCTGTGCGGCGAGCCTGGTCTCGACAATTTGCTCGGCGGCGCGCCGCGCGCCTCGATCGGTCCCGACCAGCTCGACCTGTTCGGTATCCGCTCGATTGATCCCGAGGAGAAGAAGCTGGTGTTCGAGCGGCGCGTCGCGATCGCGGACATGCGCGCCATCGACGAGTTCGGCGTCGGCGTGCTGATCCGAAAGGTGATCGAGCGCGTCAGGGCACGGAACGGCGTGCTGCATGTCTCCTTCGATGTGGATTTTCTCGATCCCACGGTCGCGCCCGGCGTCGGCACCACGGTGCCGGGCGGCGCGACCTATCGCGAGGCGCATCTCATCATGGAGCTACTGCATGATTCCGGCCTGGTGCGCTCGGTGGACGTCGTCGAGCTCAACCCGTTCCTCGACGAACGCGGCCGCACCGCGCGCGTCGCCGTCGAGCTGATCGGCAGCCTGTTCGGCCTGCAAATCACCGACCGGCGAACGCCGAGCAATGCGGTGCTGCCGGGGAATGGCTCAGGCTAG
- a CDS encoding sigma-70 family RNA polymerase sigma factor — protein sequence MGQLLRSVAQGDRAAFRAVYEQAGPTLFGICSRILRDRAAAEDAFQEAMLRIWQKSYLYDPAKGAALNWMVTVARRVVLDRLPARRSSPVALTDESVASAIDALSRQSPGDPSLAPDLRKCLGLLEQNYRQSVLLAYYYGLSYEELAAHSAVPVGTVKTWIHRAVESCSYV from the coding sequence TTGGGGCAGCTGCTAAGATCTGTCGCCCAAGGCGACCGGGCGGCTTTCCGCGCGGTGTACGAGCAGGCCGGGCCGACCCTGTTCGGGATTTGCAGCCGCATCCTGCGGGATCGCGCCGCCGCCGAAGACGCCTTCCAGGAGGCGATGCTGCGGATCTGGCAAAAGTCCTATCTCTACGACCCGGCCAAGGGCGCCGCGCTGAACTGGATGGTGACGGTCGCGCGCCGCGTCGTGCTGGATCGGCTGCCGGCGCGGCGGTCTTCGCCGGTAGCCCTGACCGACGAGAGCGTCGCTTCCGCCATCGACGCGCTGTCAAGGCAGTCGCCTGGCGATCCCTCGCTCGCTCCGGACTTGCGAAAGTGCCTGGGCCTCCTGGAACAGAACTACCGGCAGTCGGTCCTTTTGGCCTATTATTACGGGCTGAGCTACGAGGAGCTGGCCGCGCACTCGGCCGTTCCGGTCGGAACCGTCAAGACCTGGATTCACCGTGCTGTTGAAAGCTGCAGCTATGTCTAA